In Burkholderia sp. NRF60-BP8, a single window of DNA contains:
- a CDS encoding LrgB family protein produces MFAALSNLPADRVNTAISVGCFVLTVVLYFASKRLYAYKKTLLFSPLVFVPGVLVLLVLLTGIPYSVYFRDTRWLMWLLGPATIAFAVPIYEYRELIRRHWLSLSVGVAVGITAGVCGSLLLAKLLHLSPELQRSLMTRSVSTPFALAVSDKIHAPKDLTALFVIATGICGMLLGELVLALVPMRTRLARGALFGAAAHGVGTAKAREIGSEEGVVSSLTMMIAGVAMVLIAPLLTLLPI; encoded by the coding sequence ATGTTCGCCGCGCTGTCGAACCTGCCCGCCGACCGCGTGAATACCGCGATCTCCGTCGGCTGCTTCGTGCTGACGGTCGTGCTGTATTTCGCGTCGAAGCGGCTCTATGCGTACAAGAAGACGCTGCTGTTCTCGCCGCTCGTATTCGTGCCGGGCGTGCTGGTGCTGCTCGTGCTGCTGACCGGCATCCCGTATTCGGTCTATTTCCGCGACACGCGCTGGCTGATGTGGCTGCTCGGCCCGGCGACGATCGCATTCGCGGTGCCGATCTACGAGTATCGCGAGCTGATCCGCCGCCACTGGCTGTCGCTGTCGGTCGGCGTCGCGGTCGGGATCACCGCGGGCGTATGCGGGTCGCTGCTGCTCGCGAAGCTGCTGCACCTGTCGCCCGAACTGCAGCGCTCGCTGATGACACGTTCGGTGTCGACGCCTTTCGCGCTCGCCGTGTCGGACAAGATCCACGCGCCGAAGGATCTCACCGCCCTGTTCGTGATCGCGACGGGCATCTGCGGGATGCTGCTCGGCGAACTGGTGCTGGCGCTCGTGCCGATGCGCACCCGGCTCGCACGCGGCGCGCTGTTCGGCGCGGCCGCCCACGGCGTGGGCACCGCGAAGGCGCGCGAGATCGGCAGCGAGGAAGGCGTCGTGTCGAGCCTGACGATGATGATCGCGGGCGTCGCGATGGTGCTGATCGCGCCGCTGCTCACGCTGCTGCCGATCTGA
- the fliM gene encoding flagellar motor switch protein FliM, with product MGHQEFMSQEEVDALLKGVTGETDAVDEQRDTSGVRPYNIATQERIVRGRMPGLEIINDRFARLLRIGIFNFMRRTAEISVSQVKVQKYSEFTRNLPIPTNLNLVHVKPLRGTSLFVFDPNLVFFVVDNLFGGDGRFHTRVEGRDFTATEQRIIGKLLNLVFEHYTTAWKSVRPLQFEFVRSEMHTQFANVATPNEIVIVTQFSIEFGPTGGTLHICMPYSMIEPIRDVLSSPIQGEALEVDRRWVRVLSQQVQAAEVELTANLAEIPSTFEKILNLRAGDVLPLEIEDTITAKVDGVPVMECGYGIFNGQYALRVQKMIGASDSMKEGGYE from the coding sequence ATGGGTCACCAGGAGTTCATGTCCCAGGAGGAGGTCGATGCCCTCCTCAAGGGCGTCACGGGCGAAACCGATGCGGTCGACGAGCAGCGCGACACGTCGGGCGTCCGCCCCTACAACATCGCGACGCAGGAGCGCATCGTCCGCGGCCGGATGCCCGGCCTCGAGATCATCAACGACCGCTTCGCGCGCCTGTTGCGGATCGGCATCTTCAACTTCATGCGGCGCACGGCGGAAATCTCCGTCAGCCAGGTGAAGGTGCAGAAGTACAGCGAATTCACCCGCAACCTGCCGATTCCGACGAACCTGAACCTGGTGCACGTGAAGCCGCTGCGCGGCACGTCGCTGTTCGTGTTCGACCCGAACCTCGTGTTCTTCGTCGTCGACAACCTGTTCGGCGGCGACGGGCGCTTCCACACGCGCGTCGAAGGCCGCGATTTCACGGCCACCGAGCAGCGGATCATCGGCAAGCTGCTGAACCTCGTGTTCGAGCACTACACGACCGCATGGAAAAGCGTGCGGCCGCTGCAGTTCGAATTTGTGCGCTCGGAAATGCACACGCAGTTCGCGAACGTCGCGACGCCGAACGAGATCGTGATCGTCACGCAGTTCTCGATCGAATTCGGGCCGACGGGCGGCACGCTGCACATCTGCATGCCGTACTCGATGATCGAGCCGATCCGCGACGTGCTCAGCTCGCCGATCCAGGGCGAGGCGCTCGAAGTCGACCGCCGCTGGGTGCGCGTGCTGTCGCAGCAGGTGCAGGCCGCCGAGGTCGAGCTGACCGCGAATCTGGCCGAGATCCCGTCGACGTTCGAGAAGATCCTGAACCTGCGCGCGGGCGACGTGCTGCCGCTGGAGATCGAGGACACGATCACCGCGAAGGTCGACGGCGTGCCGGTGATGGAGTGCGGCTACGGAATTTTCAATGGTCAATATGCGTTGCGCGTGCAGAAGATGATCGGCGCGAGCGATTCGATGAAGGAAGGTGGATATGAGTGA
- the fliL gene encoding flagellar basal body-associated protein FliL: MATTATPTADKPASSGKFKRIALIAVIALGAAAAAAGGMYVFLSKAGVGHASAPAEPAPLAAPTFFALDPLTVNLQSDDGAQHYLRVGLSLKLTDPKAQEQLTARMPEIRSRILLALSNKHPEELATPDGKRALANELRDLIEQPTQPGNQRAKVDDVLFTEFVVQ; encoded by the coding sequence ATGGCCACGACCGCAACCCCGACCGCCGACAAGCCGGCTTCGTCCGGCAAGTTCAAGCGCATCGCGCTCATCGCCGTCATCGCGCTGGGCGCGGCTGCCGCCGCCGCCGGCGGCATGTACGTGTTCCTGAGCAAGGCTGGCGTCGGCCATGCGAGCGCGCCCGCCGAGCCGGCGCCGCTTGCCGCGCCGACGTTTTTCGCGCTCGACCCGCTGACCGTGAACCTGCAGTCCGACGACGGCGCGCAGCACTACCTGCGCGTCGGCCTGTCGCTGAAGCTCACCGACCCGAAGGCGCAGGAGCAACTGACCGCGCGGATGCCGGAGATCCGCAGCCGGATCCTGCTCGCGCTGTCGAACAAGCATCCCGAGGAACTCGCGACGCCGGACGGCAAACGTGCGCTCGCGAACGAGCTGCGGGACCTGATCGAGCAGCCGACGCAGCCGGGCAACCAGCGCGCGAAGGTCGACGACGTCCTGTTCACCGAGTTCGTCGTCCAGTAA
- a CDS encoding MarR family winged helix-turn-helix transcriptional regulator encodes MTGGLYDPENIALETSLGYYLSKAKQALVERMDRALEPFDLTAQQIGVILLLSRGYARTPFELSRKMSYDSGSMTRMLDRLERKGLIARTRSEQDRRMIELTLTERGVEAARALPSLVATVLNAQLEGFSADELATLTGLLQRFIANGPGSTGCPKPDEADC; translated from the coding sequence ATGACCGGCGGCCTCTACGATCCCGAGAACATCGCGCTGGAAACGAGCCTCGGCTATTACCTGTCGAAGGCGAAGCAGGCGCTCGTCGAGCGGATGGATCGTGCGCTCGAGCCGTTCGACCTTACCGCGCAGCAGATCGGCGTGATCCTGCTGCTGTCGCGCGGCTACGCACGCACGCCGTTCGAACTGTCGCGCAAGATGTCGTACGACAGCGGGTCGATGACGCGCATGCTCGACCGGCTCGAACGCAAGGGGCTGATCGCACGCACGCGCAGCGAGCAGGACCGCCGGATGATCGAGCTGACGCTCACCGAGCGCGGCGTCGAAGCCGCCCGCGCGCTGCCGTCGCTGGTCGCGACCGTGCTCAACGCGCAGCTCGAAGGCTTCTCGGCCGACGAACTCGCGACGCTCACCGGCCTGCTGCAGCGCTTCATCGCCAACGGGCCCGGTTCGACCGGCTGCCCGAAGCCTGACGAAGCCGACTGCTGA
- a CDS encoding RNA-guided endonuclease InsQ/TnpB family protein, translated as MILVYRYRVKSLNGLLNKQSRAVNYVWNFCNDTQKHALKWNKKWPTGFDLNVLTTGSSKALGIHSGTVNATCEQYAKSRSQHRRPYLRYRGRKSLGWVPLKGRDLKREGDAFRFAGNTFRVFNSRPLPEGKIRDGTNFAQDARGNWFLNIVIEMPDVPARPIRSGVGIDLGLKDFATLSTGEKLPNDQFGRRAAEKLAKAQRARKHKRHIAKLHAKIANARADFQHKLALDLVRRFDYIAVGNVSAAKLARTRMAKSVYDASWSSFRNKLRYKAMAHGATLEEVNESGSTQSCSACGSKDSTTRPKGIAGLRMREWACDGCGVFHDRDTNAALNILRCGRASPAVGIFHP; from the coding sequence ATGATCCTTGTCTACCGCTACCGGGTGAAGTCGCTCAACGGACTGCTCAACAAGCAGAGCCGTGCGGTGAACTACGTCTGGAACTTCTGCAACGATACGCAGAAGCACGCGCTGAAGTGGAACAAGAAGTGGCCGACCGGCTTCGACTTGAATGTGCTCACGACCGGCAGCAGCAAGGCGCTCGGTATCCACTCCGGCACGGTCAACGCAACGTGCGAGCAATACGCGAAGTCTCGCAGTCAGCACCGTCGGCCCTACCTGCGCTATCGCGGCAGGAAATCGCTGGGCTGGGTGCCGCTGAAGGGGCGTGACTTGAAGCGCGAGGGCGACGCGTTCCGTTTCGCCGGCAACACCTTCCGCGTGTTTAACAGCCGACCGCTTCCCGAAGGCAAGATCAGGGACGGGACCAACTTTGCGCAGGATGCACGCGGTAACTGGTTTCTCAACATCGTGATCGAGATGCCGGATGTTCCGGCCCGGCCTATCCGTTCCGGTGTGGGCATCGATCTCGGCCTGAAAGACTTCGCCACGCTTTCGACGGGCGAGAAGCTGCCCAATGACCAGTTCGGTCGACGAGCGGCGGAAAAGCTGGCGAAAGCGCAACGAGCAAGAAAGCACAAGCGACATATTGCGAAGCTGCACGCCAAGATCGCGAATGCCCGCGCCGATTTCCAGCATAAGCTCGCGCTCGATCTGGTGCGGCGGTTCGATTACATTGCGGTCGGCAACGTATCGGCCGCGAAACTCGCCAGAACCAGGATGGCGAAGAGCGTCTACGACGCATCCTGGTCGTCCTTCCGAAACAAGCTCCGTTACAAGGCGATGGCGCACGGAGCCACGCTCGAGGAAGTGAACGAAAGCGGTTCGACCCAGTCCTGCTCGGCGTGCGGTTCGAAAGACAGCACGACTCGGCCGAAAGGTATCGCGGGACTGCGAATGAGGGAGTGGGCCTGCGATGGCTGTGGTGTCTTCCATGATCGTGATACCAATGCCGCGTTGAACATTCTCCGATGCGGACGTGCATCGCCAGCTGTGGGAATCTTCCACCCTTAG
- a CDS encoding multidrug ABC transporter ATPase — MLFLKNAAGALRRNLTDTAHHVFSGPHRGWKIALYVTMLVVPGGSLAALGFAWFDHRRQRNAKGGARRTSQPAATEPSTWRAAAEPVPAPVRCH, encoded by the coding sequence ATGCTGTTCCTGAAAAATGCCGCCGGCGCGTTGCGCCGCAATCTGACCGATACCGCTCATCATGTGTTTTCCGGGCCGCACCGCGGCTGGAAAATCGCGCTGTACGTGACGATGCTGGTCGTGCCTGGCGGCTCGCTCGCGGCGCTCGGGTTCGCATGGTTCGATCATCGTCGGCAGCGCAACGCGAAGGGCGGCGCGCGCCGCACGAGCCAGCCGGCCGCGACGGAGCCGTCGACATGGCGCGCCGCCGCCGAACCCGTCCCGGCGCCCGTGCGCTGCCACTGA
- a CDS encoding type II toxin-antitoxin system Phd/YefM family antitoxin, whose protein sequence is MQTYNMHDAKTNLSRLIDEAVHAGEPFVIAKAGKPLVKVVPIDAPEAPRPARIGFMKGQIVVPPDFDTMGDEAIRKLFEGDA, encoded by the coding sequence ATGCAGACCTACAACATGCATGACGCGAAGACGAACCTGTCGCGTCTGATTGACGAGGCAGTTCACGCGGGTGAACCATTCGTGATCGCGAAGGCCGGCAAGCCGCTCGTCAAGGTCGTGCCGATCGATGCGCCCGAGGCGCCCCGGCCGGCGCGGATCGGCTTCATGAAGGGGCAGATCGTCGTGCCGCCCGACTTCGACACGATGGGCGACGAGGCCATCCGGAAGCTGTTCGAGGGCGACGCGTGA
- a CDS encoding efflux transporter outer membrane subunit: MPYASLPRAVRPLSAAVAIATAVLLAGCAVGPDYHRPDTSIPAAFKEAPAGWKVAQPADRADRGAWWTVYNDPQLDMLIGKLNASNQTIAQSAAAYRQARALVTEARAAYFPTVGLSASGSRARTPRTSLSSSSSSNFGSGSTGSINNSYSVGLDASWEPDLWGKVSRTVSAQRAGEAAAAADLANARLSQQALLAQTYFQLRTSDALQKLLDDTVKSYERSLQLTQNQYAQGVAARADVIQAQTQLQSAQAAQIDNGVARAQYEHAIATLIGEPASTFSLPPAPLAAEPPITPVDVPSAILERRPDVAAAERRAAAANEQIGVAIAAFFPTLTLSASGGFQSSVWSQLFTLPARFWTVGPQLAATLFDAGLRAAQTDAARATYDQDVAAYRLAVLTAFQDVEDNLASQRILAQEIDVQRQAVDSAEHALAIVTNQYKAGTVAYLNVLTAQTTAFTAQQKLATIAGQRMVSSVGLVKALGGGWNVAEMARENGDMAAPAPLPASGAPAATAPSAAAPLAQK, encoded by the coding sequence ATGCCGTACGCCTCCCTCCCGCGCGCCGTTCGCCCGCTGAGCGCCGCCGTCGCCATTGCGACGGCCGTGCTGCTCGCCGGCTGCGCCGTCGGGCCCGACTATCACCGGCCCGACACGTCGATCCCCGCCGCCTTCAAGGAAGCGCCGGCCGGCTGGAAAGTCGCGCAGCCCGCCGATCGCGCCGACCGCGGCGCATGGTGGACGGTCTACAACGATCCGCAGCTCGATATGCTGATCGGCAAGCTCAACGCGTCGAACCAGACCATCGCGCAATCGGCGGCCGCCTACCGGCAGGCGCGCGCGCTCGTCACCGAGGCGCGCGCCGCGTATTTCCCGACCGTCGGGCTGAGCGCATCGGGCTCGCGCGCGCGGACGCCGCGCACGTCGCTGTCGTCGAGCTCGTCGTCGAATTTCGGCAGCGGATCGACGGGGTCGATCAACAACAGCTACAGCGTCGGCCTCGACGCCAGTTGGGAACCCGATCTGTGGGGCAAGGTGAGCCGCACCGTCAGCGCGCAGCGCGCCGGCGAAGCGGCCGCCGCGGCCGATCTCGCGAACGCGCGGCTGTCGCAGCAGGCGCTGCTCGCGCAGACCTATTTCCAGTTGCGCACGTCCGACGCGCTGCAAAAGCTGCTCGACGACACCGTGAAGTCGTACGAACGGTCGCTGCAGCTCACGCAGAACCAGTACGCGCAAGGCGTCGCCGCGCGCGCAGACGTGATCCAGGCGCAGACGCAGTTGCAGAGCGCGCAGGCCGCGCAGATCGACAACGGCGTGGCTCGCGCGCAGTACGAGCATGCGATCGCGACGTTGATCGGCGAACCGGCGTCGACCTTCTCGCTGCCGCCGGCCCCGCTCGCGGCCGAGCCGCCGATCACGCCGGTCGACGTGCCGTCGGCGATCCTCGAGCGCCGGCCCGACGTCGCGGCGGCCGAGCGCCGCGCGGCGGCCGCGAACGAGCAGATCGGCGTCGCGATCGCCGCGTTCTTCCCCACGCTGACGCTGTCGGCCAGCGGCGGCTTCCAGAGCTCGGTGTGGTCGCAGCTGTTCACGCTGCCGGCGCGCTTCTGGACGGTCGGCCCGCAGCTCGCGGCCACGCTGTTCGACGCGGGGCTGCGCGCCGCGCAGACGGACGCCGCGCGCGCGACCTACGACCAGGACGTTGCCGCCTATCGCCTCGCGGTGCTCACCGCGTTCCAGGACGTCGAGGACAACCTCGCGTCGCAGCGCATCCTCGCGCAGGAAATCGACGTGCAGCGGCAGGCCGTCGACAGCGCCGAGCACGCGCTCGCGATCGTCACGAACCAGTACAAGGCCGGCACGGTCGCGTACCTGAACGTGCTGACCGCGCAGACCACCGCGTTCACCGCGCAGCAAAAGCTCGCGACGATCGCCGGGCAGCGGATGGTGTCGTCGGTCGGGCTCGTGAAGGCGCTCGGCGGCGGCTGGAACGTAGCGGAGATGGCGCGCGAGAACGGCGACATGGCGGCGCCGGCGCCTTTGCCGGCGTCCGGTGCGCCCGCGGCCACCGCACCGTCGGCCGCCGCGCCGCTCGCGCAGAAGTAA
- a CDS encoding CidA/LrgA family protein, whose amino-acid sequence MNKPTATAAARPAASGSLAHTGRIVLQATALGVLWMAVDWAVRKVGLPIPSGVIGLAVLLVLLFSGRVAPAWVKDGANWLLSDMLLFFVPAAVAAVQYGGLFREDGWRIALVMLAGTAFVMVAVAVAVDLAAKLERRLAAQRVFAARRRTRLSAIAH is encoded by the coding sequence ATGAACAAGCCGACCGCCACTGCCGCCGCCCGCCCTGCCGCGTCGGGCAGCCTCGCGCACACGGGCCGGATCGTGCTGCAGGCCACCGCGCTCGGCGTGCTGTGGATGGCGGTCGACTGGGCCGTGCGCAAGGTCGGGCTGCCGATTCCGTCCGGTGTGATCGGCCTCGCGGTGCTGCTCGTGCTGCTGTTCTCGGGTCGCGTCGCGCCGGCGTGGGTGAAGGACGGCGCGAACTGGCTGCTGTCCGACATGCTGCTGTTCTTCGTGCCGGCCGCCGTCGCGGCCGTGCAGTACGGCGGGCTGTTCCGCGAGGACGGCTGGCGCATCGCGCTGGTGATGCTTGCCGGCACCGCGTTCGTGATGGTCGCGGTGGCCGTGGCGGTCGATCTCGCCGCGAAGCTCGAACGCCGGCTCGCCGCGCAGCGCGTATTCGCCGCGCGCCGCCGTACGCGCCTGAGCGCCATCGCTCACTGA
- a CDS encoding DHA2 family efflux MFS transporter permease subunit yields MSATTASAPSPAAEPAPLTGGALALLTVGLALGTFMEVLDTSIANVAVPTISGSLGVATSEGTWVISSYSVASAIAVPLTGWLARRVGEVRLFTLSVLAFTIASALCGLASNFETLIAFRLLQGLVSGPMVPLSQTILMRSYPPAKRGLALGLWAMTVIVAPIFGPLLGGWISDNYTWPWIFYINLPIGVFSATCAYFLLRGRETKTSKQRIDAIGLALLVIGVSCLQMMLDLGKDRDWFNSSFIVALALIAVVSLAFMLVWEATEKEPVVDLSLFKDRNFALGALIISFGFMAFFGSVVIFPLWLQTVMGYTAGKAGLATAPVGLLALVLSPLIGRNMHRLDLRMVASFAFIVFAGVSMWNATFTLDVPFNHVILPRLVQGIGVACFFVPMTTITLSSISDERLASASGLSNFLRTLSGAIGTAASSTFWENDAIYHHARLSESVSVYAQNTTDYQGALAQLGIVGQTANAQLNQLVTQQGFMMATNDFFHLSAVVFIALAALVWITKPKKGAGPAMGH; encoded by the coding sequence ATGTCCGCCACCACGGCATCCGCCCCCTCCCCCGCTGCCGAACCGGCACCGCTGACCGGCGGTGCGCTCGCGCTGCTGACCGTCGGGCTCGCGCTCGGCACCTTCATGGAAGTGCTCGACACGTCGATCGCGAACGTCGCGGTGCCGACCATCTCGGGCAGCCTCGGCGTCGCGACGAGCGAGGGCACGTGGGTGATTTCGTCGTACTCGGTCGCGTCAGCGATCGCGGTGCCGCTCACCGGCTGGCTCGCGCGGCGGGTCGGCGAAGTGAGGCTGTTCACGCTGTCGGTGCTCGCGTTCACGATCGCGTCGGCGCTGTGCGGCCTCGCGTCGAACTTCGAGACGCTGATCGCGTTCCGGCTGCTGCAGGGCCTCGTGTCGGGGCCGATGGTGCCGCTGTCGCAGACGATCCTGATGCGCAGCTACCCGCCCGCGAAACGCGGGCTTGCGCTCGGGCTGTGGGCGATGACGGTGATCGTCGCGCCGATCTTCGGCCCGTTGCTGGGCGGCTGGATCAGCGATAACTACACGTGGCCGTGGATCTTCTACATCAACCTGCCGATCGGCGTGTTCTCGGCGACCTGCGCGTACTTCCTGCTGCGCGGCCGCGAAACGAAGACGTCGAAGCAGCGGATCGACGCGATCGGCCTCGCGCTGCTCGTGATCGGCGTGTCGTGCCTGCAGATGATGCTCGACCTCGGCAAGGACCGCGACTGGTTCAACTCGTCGTTCATCGTCGCGCTCGCGCTGATCGCGGTCGTGTCGCTCGCGTTCATGCTCGTGTGGGAGGCGACCGAGAAGGAGCCGGTGGTCGACCTGTCGCTCTTCAAGGACCGCAACTTCGCGCTCGGCGCGCTGATCATCTCGTTCGGCTTCATGGCGTTCTTCGGCTCGGTCGTGATCTTTCCGCTGTGGCTGCAGACGGTGATGGGCTACACGGCCGGCAAGGCCGGCCTCGCGACCGCGCCGGTCGGGCTGCTCGCGCTCGTGCTGTCGCCGCTGATCGGCCGCAACATGCACCGGCTCGACCTGCGGATGGTCGCGAGCTTCGCGTTCATCGTGTTCGCGGGCGTGTCGATGTGGAACGCGACGTTCACGCTCGACGTGCCGTTCAACCACGTGATCCTGCCGCGGCTCGTGCAGGGCATCGGCGTCGCGTGTTTCTTCGTGCCGATGACGACGATCACGCTGTCGAGCATCTCCGACGAACGGCTCGCGAGCGCGTCGGGGCTGTCGAACTTCCTGCGCACGCTGTCGGGCGCGATCGGCACCGCGGCCAGCTCGACGTTCTGGGAGAACGACGCGATCTACCATCATGCGCGGCTGTCCGAATCGGTGAGCGTCTACGCGCAGAACACGACCGACTACCAGGGCGCGCTCGCGCAGCTCGGCATCGTCGGCCAGACGGCCAATGCGCAGCTCAACCAGCTCGTCACGCAGCAGGGCTTCATGATGGCGACCAACGACTTCTTCCACCTGTCGGCGGTGGTGTTCATCGCGCTCGCGGCGCTCGTGTGGATCACGAAGCCGAAGAAGGGTGCGGGGCCGGCGATGGGGCATTGA
- a CDS encoding type II toxin-antitoxin system VapC family toxin: MKLLLDTHLILWAAADATELPDQARTLIEDPAHILLFSVASLWEIVIKRGLDRNDFQVDPHVLRRNLLDAGYVELPITSEHVLAVEQLPAVHRDPFDRVLIAQAISEGVTLLTHDHTVARYPGPIRHV; this comes from the coding sequence GTGAAACTGCTGCTCGATACGCACCTGATCCTTTGGGCGGCGGCGGACGCGACCGAATTGCCGGATCAAGCCCGCACGCTCATCGAGGATCCCGCCCATATCCTGTTGTTCAGCGTCGCAAGTCTGTGGGAGATCGTGATCAAGCGCGGGCTCGACCGCAATGATTTTCAAGTCGATCCGCACGTGCTGCGTCGCAATCTGCTCGACGCCGGCTACGTCGAATTGCCGATCACGAGCGAGCACGTTCTCGCCGTGGAACAACTGCCGGCAGTGCATCGTGATCCGTTCGATCGGGTCCTGATCGCCCAGGCGATTTCGGAAGGCGTCACGTTGCTCACGCACGACCATACGGTGGCCCGGTATCCGGGCCCGATTCGGCACGTCTGA
- the fliN gene encoding flagellar motor switch protein FliN, whose protein sequence is MSELNQTPDDDMQAMADAALAASAADAQAPAAADEDPGMDDWAAALAEQNQQPVQAGATGAGVFQPLSKAAANSTHNDIEMILDIPVKMTVELGRTKIAIRNLLQLAQGSVVELDGMAGEPMDVLVNGCLIAQGEVVVVNDKFGIRLTDIITPAERIRKLNR, encoded by the coding sequence ATGAGTGAGCTGAACCAGACGCCCGACGACGACATGCAGGCGATGGCCGATGCGGCCCTCGCGGCGTCGGCCGCCGACGCGCAGGCGCCGGCCGCGGCCGACGAGGATCCGGGCATGGACGACTGGGCGGCCGCGCTCGCCGAGCAGAACCAGCAGCCGGTGCAGGCCGGGGCGACGGGCGCCGGCGTGTTCCAGCCGCTGTCGAAGGCCGCGGCGAACTCGACGCACAACGACATCGAGATGATCCTCGACATCCCGGTCAAGATGACCGTGGAGCTCGGCCGCACGAAGATCGCGATCCGCAACCTGCTGCAGCTCGCGCAGGGTTCGGTCGTCGAGCTCGACGGCATGGCCGGCGAGCCGATGGACGTGCTCGTGAACGGCTGCCTGATCGCGCAGGGCGAGGTCGTGGTCGTCAACGACAAGTTCGGCATCCGCCTGACCGACATCATCACGCCGGCCGAGCGCATCCGGAAGCTCAATCGTTGA
- a CDS encoding LysR family transcriptional regulator, which translates to MELRALRYFVEVVRQQSFTAAADKLFVTQPTISKMVKALEDEIGSPLLLRDGRQMVLTDAGRIVFQRGQDVLAAQAQLQSELNDLGTLGRGELTIGIPPLGGSLFTPIIAAYKQRYPNIELKLFEQGARMIEAALTSGELELGGLLEPVDPGTFERLPMVRAPLWLVAPRESRWEEHAAVPLADLARESFVFYAESLALHDAVLDACRQAGFTPSIVSRSGHWDFMAALVHAGVGIALLPEPYCRRLDAGQFTCRPIVEPEITWAIALGWLKKGYLSHAARAWLDVARATLPLAAGDDLAFGGLRARE; encoded by the coding sequence ATGGAATTGCGCGCGCTGCGATACTTCGTCGAGGTGGTTCGCCAGCAGAGCTTCACTGCGGCGGCCGACAAGCTGTTCGTCACGCAACCGACCATCAGCAAGATGGTGAAGGCGCTGGAAGACGAGATCGGTTCGCCGCTCCTGCTGCGCGACGGCCGGCAGATGGTGCTGACCGACGCCGGGCGGATCGTGTTCCAGCGCGGCCAGGACGTGCTCGCCGCGCAGGCGCAGCTGCAATCGGAGCTGAACGATCTCGGCACGCTCGGACGCGGCGAGCTGACCATCGGCATTCCGCCGCTCGGCGGTTCGCTGTTCACGCCGATCATCGCCGCATACAAGCAGCGCTATCCGAACATCGAGCTGAAGCTGTTCGAGCAAGGTGCGCGGATGATCGAGGCCGCGCTGACGTCGGGCGAGCTGGAACTCGGGGGGCTGCTCGAGCCCGTCGATCCGGGCACGTTCGAGCGGCTGCCGATGGTGCGCGCGCCGCTGTGGCTCGTCGCGCCGCGCGAGTCGCGCTGGGAGGAGCACGCGGCCGTGCCGCTCGCGGATCTCGCACGCGAATCGTTCGTGTTCTATGCGGAAAGCCTCGCGCTGCACGATGCGGTGCTCGATGCGTGCCGGCAGGCCGGCTTCACGCCGTCGATCGTGAGCCGCAGCGGCCACTGGGATTTCATGGCCGCGCTCGTGCATGCGGGCGTCGGCATCGCGCTGCTGCCCGAGCCGTATTGCCGGCGGCTCGACGCGGGTCAGTTCACGTGCCGGCCGATCGTCGAGCCGGAAATCACGTGGGCGATCGCGCTCGGCTGGCTGAAGAAAGGCTACCTGTCGCACGCGGCGCGGGCATGGCTCGACGTCGCGCGGGCGACGCTGCCGCTCGCGGCGGGCGACGATCTGGCGTTCGGGGGGTTGCGGGCGAGGGAGTGA